The genomic stretch tcagaaaggttcgaatccctagctctgcataaccgagtgagttcccgttacttgtcccagcttctgccaacctagcagttcgaaagcatgtaaaaatacaactagaaaaatagggaccacctttggtgggaaggtaacagtgttccgtgtgccttcagtgtttagtcatgccggcaacatgaccacggagacatctttgaaccgctggctctttggctttgaaacagagatgagtgctgccccctagagtcagaaacgactagcacatacatgtacgaggggaaccttcactttTAATGCAATCACACGAAAGGTCCTAGACATTCAAGTTTAACCGAGGAAGTCGGTGGTGTTTGCTAGCTCGGGACACAGAATAATAGTCTTAAATTGCAGGAAAGCAGATACGGCTTGAAAGTAAGATGGAAAAATCTCCATGATTGAGTTTTTCATCTGTGGAAACTAGCTAGATTTCCTGCAGTAGAGATCTTAAAGCAGATAAAGCCTGTTAAAAGGGCCATATTGTTTTTCCTATGCATGTACCATAGTTTTTCATTTCCCACACTTTATGCATATTTCTGGATATGAAGTTATCTGATTTTTTGTTAGTCCCTTTGGGAAATCTGTTGCTGGGCAGGACAGAAAGATCTCTGGTAAGTTGATACGTTTCCAAAACAAGCCAAGATGAACATCTGCTTGGTTAATCTAGGCTGTCAATTTGTTTCCCTCAGGGTCATGAGCCCTACAGCCTAGCAAAGCTTAGTGTGAGGTTAGATTTACAGGTGTGGGctactgggggttcgcagggattcacgagaacctctagctaagattctgtgcagtttggagaacctccaaattccattcctggttggcccctcccctcccaggagttcccatgCAGCCCGttctggatgcaggtaagtgcagggcgcatgAAGAGGCtcagagagggtgaaaaatgggcctaccggaagtttgggaagcccggaaatgggcctgtttccggcctacAGAGGtaccctggagcctggggaggcggttttcaccctcccggaggctcgaagaaagcctccggagcctagggagcacaaacacactcacacacacacatactactgtggtgcaggaggtcgactaggccacgcccactcagcaatcgggcagagaacccttgctagaatttttgaagcccacccctgggctaGAAGTACACCTCTTGGGAAATTTAGGATGGATATCTAGTCCCCTGCATCTGTGTTTTTTCTCCACAGATACAGCTTTGATGTGACCCAGTGCATGCTGTCTCCCGGAAACATTACCGAAAAGTTACGGATAGCCTCCATGTTATGCACAGGAGAAGTAGTGGTGGATCTTTATGCTGGTAAATACTGTCTTGATAATACACATAAAATTCATCTTTGATTTTACTCGTATTGCCTGCAGCTAGAatagtatttgcacaacaatggaaaagtgaagagatcccaacagatgaaaatgtgattaaaaaaatgttagaatgtgcagaaatggataagctaacacttacaattaaggaaaagaaagagactgAATATTTTTTTGATCTGGGACTTATTTTACAATGATTAGCTGACAAAAACAGGAGCTAGAAACAGGGGAAATATATGGAAGAATCAGTGATATAAGTAAGATATGTTAACCTGGTTaaacatgttgttgttgttgctattgaTACTAACCATGTGCTTaatggttctgttcatcattaaactttctttccagtcagcctccatgtttccagtgtctttctcctggtttggaactgaaccagatagaTACTGAATTTTCCGGCATATAAAGTGACTGGGTGTATAAGACGACCCCCTACTTTTCCTGTTAAAATATAGGGTTTGGGCTATACTCGCCGTATAAGActacccttctttctttcttcttgctGGTGGAGCCATGATGGGGCCTTGACTGTTAGCCATTTGTATACTATACTGTTGGCCTTTCAGGCGGTGCGGTGCAGTAATACTGTCATGTCAGGTATCGCCATTCCAGTATACAGTGCCCAGTGAGCAATGTATTTTCAATTAATGAATACAAGGCCTGCTCGGATTGGCAGAGGGTGTGACATCATCAGCCTGCCTTCCTGACTCCAAGACAGTCTAAGCAGGCCGGCTCATAGCGGTATACATTATGTGGAAACTGCTGGCTCAGCGCTGCCGGTATGGAAAATGCAGCGCAGTATGGCAGCAGCAGCGGTATTTAACGGCATTCAGACCAGCTTGGAACCAGTAAGTTTCGGCTCGCCGTATACCCAGCATATATAAGATGACCCCTGATTTTTGGAATGATTTTTATAGGCTAAAAAGTCATCTTATAcacccaaaaatacggtatttcttcCTACACTGTTTAAACAAAGCTTAGGTGTCAATCAAGGATAATGTAACGGCAGGGACACTGAGCTCATTTTGTCTGTCTTCTCTTCAGGGATTGGCTATTTCACTCTGCCATACTTAATTCACGCCGGTGCTGCTTTTGTCCACGCTTGTGAGTGGAACCCCCATGCTGTGGAAGCTCTACAGAAGAACCTGCAACTGAACGGCGTCCAGGATCGATGCCACGTTCACCAGGGGGATAATAGGAAGGTGAGTAGAAAAGGCCTCAAAATTGACCCTGTGTCCTGCTCCTGTTGGAGCCTGAGTCTGCGGAGGAAAACAAGCCAGAACTGGAGCTGACGGAGATCGAGGGGGCGGCTTTGTTGGCTTTGGAGGAATGTGGAGAGGCCGAGTCACGCCAGGGCCTTTCTGGATTGGGACGACTTGTAGGCACGGGGGGACAGAAGCAGGATGATCCAAGAGAGCGCAAGCAGTGCACATGACGAGCGACAAAgctcaggcaatgagcaaggaccacctCCTCCTGATCCCCGATCACGGAGAGTAGAGAGAAGACAGGAACAGTGTAGGCTGACCCAACAACTTGGGAGACCGAGCACcccgcccctcttcacaaggcacacctggggaatgagatttaaggagacactatggggaggggcatttgtcagggATAAATGCTGAATTCATGGAGTTTTGTGTGCCATTGCTGATGTTTGGAGTTTCCTGGACTTcttgctttatttctttcttcctgaaACCATTGCCTTGTTGTTTTGCTTCCTGGACTCATTGACTTATTCCCTTGCCCCgctggatttcttgctttgcagcCTTTGTGCTCACAGCGTTCTGCTGGACTACTTCCAGCCAGAGGCagctggaggtgtgtgtgtgtgtgtgtgtgagagagagagagagacagagagagagagagaaagagagagggatcaCTTTGCTTTGGGACTTGGCATAAGGGTTTGGGGGAAAGCTAGAGCAATAAAGGGGCAGTTTGAACTATCAGCTGACTATGTTGCCTCTGTGCCTTGCCTCAGATCATCACATCCTGAAACTTTCTCTGCCTGAAACTTTAAAGAACTGCTGAGGTTCTGAGTATAAACTGAGCTAGGAAAGCaaatcaatagcacttagacttatataccactttatattgcttcacagccctctctaagcggtttacagagtcagcatattgccccccaactatatgggtcctctttttacccacttcagaaggatggaaggctgagtcaaccttgagcctggtgagattcgatctgccaaattgcagtcagctggcagtcagcagaagtagcctgcagtactgcactctaaccactgcgccaccgcggctcatgtGCTTTgatttgagaaaatgtttcctcttctctctctctctctctcggctgGAGGTGGAGCTACGGGATGTGGCTGACAGAGTAAATCTGGGATTGATCCCGACGTCGGAGGAAGGATGGCCAGTTGCTTGCCAGGTCTTGAGAAAGGATGTCGGAGGGGTCCTTCACATACACCAAAACGTGGAGGCTTTCCCCGGAAAGGCACTCAAGGTGTCCCAGCAACCAGAGGAGAATCAGTCACCCAAGCAGGGTCACACCCAAGCAATATCCCATGGCCAAGAAGACCGAGTAGCTCTGAAGGACCATGATGTTCTCCAGAAGGTTGGACAATCATTCACGGCTTCAGCCAAACAAGAATGGCAGGGCTGGGCAGCGGTAACGGCGACACGGATCCAGAATTTGCTTCAGGACCTGGATAGGAAACcttggaaaacccaaatcttgcATCTTGAACATGTGAAATCGTACGCCCCTCATGTAGACCATCTAGTCTTGGATCTAGATTGCCGGCCACTTAAGTAGCATAGGGAGAATGTCTCCCCTCCGTTTCAGGGGATCTTGGAAGAAGCAGGGCATGAGTACCGCATTCTGGATCTTCTTCACGAGCTGCTCCCCACTTTTTGGGAACCTGAAGTTGATTATTGTGGCCCTccagctgccagtggagctggagctggcagcagactcggatgaggaggaggttgaggaagaacctgggccagttctggagtctggggaaggctctaatggaTGCTCAGCgtcagacacagagatagagtCAGGGCCGTCCGGCATTTCCCAGCCAGAGAGGCAGCtacctttggagtcagagatgagttaggaggaggaacagctggggcctgttccagatatACGTATCTGCAGAGTaattaggagaggtgaacaacagaGGACAATGAGCTGGCTCGGGAAGCAAAATAAACGTGGACGCTGACTGGGAATAaacagaaggaaaggggaggggtggttgtgggagacaacagttcatatttctggaaAGTTTGCTCCTTGTGTGTTTCCCGCGACAAAGACCGCCTTGCCAGAACTGAGGTTTGTCTGTTTCTCTGACTTAATTTCCAGCCTGGGAGCTCACAGCCTTACATTTATCATAAGGAGCTGATAAGGACTATTGTTTCAGTCAACTTCTTGGCTGGATTTTCGGTTGGTAAATGCAGTTAATTCCCAATgtgtaaataaagaggggtttttctTTGCGGGGagtctgtttctttcttctgtgaaggctgggtcagaaTATTGGTGGCTGGAAAGGTCATATAATTTTTAGGATTTAGTGAATGCAATCAGAACTTCAATGAATCGTTGAACCCTGGCAGGGACTGAACATAAGTAGGCCATAGAAGTGATTTGGGCAGCTAGTTGATGCCTGCTGGATTCTACAAACTAAGCCAATCCTTCCAGCCTTCTTCCTGAGCTATACTGTTTGCTATAGTATACAGTCTGCATCATATCAAATAACTTTTTgctagctcagtggctaagatgctcagcttgtcgatcgaaaggtagGCAagtttcgaatccctagtgctgcgtaatggagtgagctcccattacttgtcccagcttctgccatactagcagttcgaaagcacgtaaaaaatgcaagtagaaacataggaaccacctttggtgggaaggtaacagcgttccgtgcgccttcggtgtttagtcatgccggtcacatttagtcatgccggccacatttagtcatgccggccacatgaccacggagatgtcttcggacagcgctggctctttggctttgaaatggaaatggaaacgttccctagagtcgggaacggctagcacataagtacgaggggaacctttacctttacttaccaTAGATTAACATGATTCTTTCCTACGGTGTCTGCAAAAGAACATGGGAACGATTACAAACCATGTAAGCTAAATCCAGCCATTTGCAGGAAAAACATTTGGTATTGCCATATTGGGTGACTAAGCCAGAATGATGCTTTTAAATTAAGATGCAAACCATTGGGTCTTGACTCCCtgctggagccgaggtggtgcagtgggtagagtacagtactgcaggccacttcagctgactgctatctgcagttcagcggttcaaatctcaccggctcagggttgactcagccttccatccttccgaggtgggtaaaatgaggacccagattatgggggcaatatgctgactgtaaaccgcttagagagggctgaaagccctaggaagcggtatataagtctaactgctattgctattgctactcccaTGGCTGGATTCACAAAACAGCTAGATTAAAAGCAAGTCCATGGTGGTTTAATTGGCCTCGCACCATGAGATAAGCGGCATATACATTTGATGAATAAATGACAAGCCAGCCAAGTGTGGTTTTTCAGTGAACAAAAGGAGGACTAGTTCGTGCAATAAGTAATATTGTTTGATTCTAATTCCTTCTGTCATTTTGTGAATGAGGAAGACAATTGCATGGTAAAACTGAACTTTGGAGCAGCCTTAATCTAATTTTCATCTTCCTGCAAGATAACAATAGAAGCTGTCATCACCTAGTTAGGGCGATGTCTATGTTTAGTTTAAAGGGTTGTGgttatagcattttttttaatcagagcTAAAGCCCAGGGAAAATAGATGAGTCATATTAACTAGCCTTTTGTTTGTTCTGTAGGTTACCACCTTTATCACCTTTTCATACCAGGTTTGAATTAGAGCGTGGTTAGATTAAAAGTCTTCAGTCACTGATATGCAAAAAGGCAGTATtatgctaagacgctgagcttgtcgatcaaaaaggttggcagtttagtagttcgaatccccagtgccacctaacggagtgaactccccgttacttgtcccagctctgcCAACCTAGTTCGAAagtaggtaaaaatgcaagtagaaaaataggaaccatctttggtgggaagggaagagtgttctgtgcgcctttggcgtttagtcattcattccggccacatgaccacagggaaaGCGCTGActcttccgctttgaaacagagatgagctctgccccctagagttgggaacgataagcacatatgtgcgaggggaacctttacggtGTGTTattaaaagaagaggaaaggaggaggaagaggagcagatgGAGAAGAGATAAGgacaagaggaaaaggaggagaaggaagaagaggaaaaagagaggcgatggagaagaagggaaggacaaaaaaagaaaacgatggagggggaagaagaggaggaaaaagagaagagaggatgagcagatggagaagaagaaaggacaagaggaaaagaagagaggaaagggacgaaggagagggggaaaagagatggagaagaaagaggagagcaagaggaaagaagaagaacaacaacaacggAGGCACCCAAAGGATGCCCCGCGTAACGGAGACCGTGACGCGATCGAGGCCGCCAGCGCCTTTCCCGAGCGGAGCGCGGCGCCTTTAAGCCGGGGACTCCGCCTCGGGTCGAGGCGTGTTTTCGGCGCCGCAGCTCCTGCTTGTCTCGGAGTCGCGCGGAGAGATCCTCGCGGGGAGCCGGCGAATCCCCCGGGCGCGGCTGGTTGCAGGTACCCCCCAATCTCCCCAACGCCTGGCGCGCTTGGAGTTGGAGCTCCGGACGTTTCCCAAGCAGGCGCCTCTCCCACTttctcctgcttcctcctcctcgcaCCAGCCCTTCGCTGCTGCCTTTTCAGTCCCGGATCTGGCGTGATCCGGAGAGCCTGGGCAGGAGGGTCTTTGGAAACGGAGCCCCCGCAGCGACCCGGTGGGATGGGGAGCCTTTCTTTCCAACGTGGAACGCTCTCCAAATCGGACTTTGCAGCAAAGCCGAGAGGGTTTTGTTGGGTGAATTTTGGCCGGGCTGACCCAAGTGAAGCTAAGCAGgttgggtaggtgggtggagggGGGTGCACTCTGTGTAAGCTCAGAGGTACAGGTTCTTGCAGGGGGTTCTTCACCAACGTCCCAAGAACTTGAGTATTTCTGCCATGAAAGTCATTGCAGGAAATAGGTTTCagcatttttatatacatacatacatacatacatacatacatacatacatacatacatacatacatacatacatacttttaaaaatccttctctctctctctccctccctccctccctctctctctctctctctctctctctctctccttccctcctcctctctctctctgcctgcctctctctctctcccctccccatatTCTTGACTATAGGGAATTTAGGCAAGGGTTTAGAATTTAGAGATGGGTTCAGAATTTAGAGATGGGTTCAGAATTTAGAAATGGGTTTAAAATTTAGAGACGGGTTTAGGATTTAGAAATGGGTTTAGAATTTAAGCGGGTTTAAAATATAGAGATGAGTTGAGAACTTAGACAAAGCTTTAGAATTTAGACAAGGGTTAGTGTTGGAAACGTGACTATAACAACTCCATACAGTACAATCTCAAATTGTACCATGAACGATACACCTGTATATTATGCAGCAGGTGGAAATTAAATTTCAGCCTTCTCTCTGACCCTGCTTTGGTC from Thamnophis elegans isolate rThaEle1 chromosome 12, rThaEle1.pri, whole genome shotgun sequence encodes the following:
- the TRMT12 gene encoding tRNA wybutosine-synthesizing protein 2 homolog, whose amino-acid sequence is MEAGASSSGGTAALVTEAQFTQLFRKLLKKEGILNSHYRVQKLPDGTTALPILGQSFTAQHLQQLKESIPHGKACALTWMHNPIPSKAVMIRSPIQKLHSELQHLMSTHGVPWSEELEKDLPRSWQRHGDLVLLSEDCFRAKQWRELGQRLWQVVADALGARRLAKRGRVQPDFFRSPAVTLLLGEDGWVEQVDNGIRYSFDVTQCMLSPGNITEKLRIASMLCTGEVVVDLYAGIGYFTLPYLIHAGAAFVHACEWNPHAVEALQKNLQLNGVQDRCHVHQGDNRKVELRDVADRVNLGLIPTSEEGWPVACQVLRKDVGGVLHIHQNVEAFPGKALKVSQQPEENQSPKQGHTQAISHGQEDRVALKDHDVLQKVGQSFTASAKQEWQGWAAVTATRIQNLLQDLDRKPWKTQILHLEHVKSYAPHVDHLVLDLDCRPLK